A stretch of the Streptococcus oralis genome encodes the following:
- a CDS encoding DUF1307 domain-containing protein, giving the protein MKTYVKTSLALVASLVLLLGCSKQASTPSSSSTKEDKTTQSSETKQSSQQSSEKEDETETHTFVHNSKPGIHSTLTYTVKGDDVVKQTVHNVFDPEKLNNTAQGIKEIVNDTYKGYEGVKGVTQKVEIQDEKVIQNIEVDMTVASLDELKKAMPNEYSGIGNRVSFAASKKMLKEAGYTEQTN; this is encoded by the coding sequence ATGAAAACTTATGTTAAAACTTCACTAGCCCTAGTGGCTTCACTTGTCCTCCTGCTCGGATGCTCCAAACAAGCATCAACACCTTCTAGCAGCAGTACCAAAGAAGATAAAACAACTCAGTCAAGCGAGACCAAACAAAGCAGCCAACAATCATCTGAAAAGGAAGATGAGACAGAAACCCACACATTTGTCCACAATAGCAAACCTGGAATTCATTCTACCTTGACGTATACTGTAAAGGGAGATGACGTTGTAAAACAAACTGTTCATAATGTATTTGACCCTGAAAAACTTAATAATACCGCGCAAGGTATTAAGGAAATTGTTAACGATACTTATAAAGGTTATGAAGGGGTCAAAGGGGTTACACAAAAAGTTGAAATTCAAGACGAAAAAGTTATCCAAAACATCGAAGTTGACATGACTGTCGCAAGTCTCGACGAATTGAAAAAAGCAATGCCGAACGAATACTCTGGTATTGGAAACCGTGTAAGCTTTGCTGCTTCGAAAAAAATGCTTAAAGAAGCTGGTTATACCGAACAAACCAACTAA
- the brnQ gene encoding branched-chain amino acid transport system II carrier protein: protein MTKKGALTGLLLFGIFFGAGNLIFPPSLGALSGEQFLPAIAGFVFSGVGIAVLTLIIGTLNPKGYIHEISKKISPWFATLYLAVLYLSIGPFFAIPRTATTAYEVGISPLLSDANKGLGLIVFTVLYFAAAYLISLNPSKILDRIGRILTPVFALLIVILVVLGAFKYGGTSPQAASAAYQASAFGTGFLEGYNTLDALASVAFSVIAVQTLKQLGFSSKKEYISTIWVVGIVVALAFSALYIGLGFLGNHFPVPAEVMKGGTPGVYILSQATQEIFGSTAQLFLAVMVTVTCFTTTVGLIVSTAEFFNGRFPQISYKAYATAFTLIGFAIANLGLDAIIKYSVPVLVILYPITIAIVMIVIVNKFVALSKPGMQLTIGLVTAIALASVLGSSFKIEFLEHLINSLPFASASLPWLVPAIIGILLSLVLPNKQESDVFEME, encoded by the coding sequence ATGACTAAAAAAGGTGCCCTAACAGGCTTACTCCTGTTTGGAATATTTTTTGGTGCGGGAAACTTGATTTTTCCACCTTCTCTAGGTGCCCTATCTGGAGAACAATTTCTTCCTGCCATCGCAGGTTTTGTCTTTTCAGGTGTCGGTATTGCCGTCTTGACACTTATTATTGGAACGCTAAACCCGAAAGGATACATTCACGAGATTTCTAAGAAAATCTCACCTTGGTTTGCGACGCTTTATCTTGCTGTTCTCTATCTATCGATTGGTCCCTTCTTTGCCATTCCGCGTACAGCCACAACAGCTTATGAAGTTGGGATTAGCCCCCTCTTGTCGGATGCCAATAAAGGTCTTGGCTTGATTGTTTTTACTGTGCTTTACTTTGCAGCGGCTTATTTGATTTCGCTCAATCCATCAAAAATCTTGGATCGAATCGGACGCATCTTAACGCCAGTCTTTGCTTTGTTGATCGTTATCTTGGTTGTACTAGGTGCCTTCAAATATGGTGGAACAAGCCCTCAAGCAGCTTCAGCTGCTTATCAAGCTTCTGCCTTTGGTACAGGATTCCTGGAAGGTTATAACACCTTGGATGCCCTTGCCTCAGTGGCTTTTAGTGTGATTGCTGTTCAAACCTTGAAACAACTTGGATTCTCCAGTAAGAAAGAATACATTTCAACTATTTGGGTGGTTGGTATCGTTGTAGCTCTTGCCTTTAGCGCTCTTTACATTGGTTTAGGATTCCTTGGAAATCACTTCCCAGTACCAGCAGAAGTGATGAAGGGTGGAACACCAGGTGTTTATATCTTGTCGCAAGCAACTCAGGAAATCTTTGGTTCAACAGCTCAACTCTTCCTTGCTGTTATGGTAACTGTAACCTGCTTCACAACGACAGTTGGATTGATTGTGTCGACAGCAGAGTTCTTTAACGGACGTTTCCCACAAATCAGCTACAAGGCCTATGCAACTGCCTTTACCTTGATTGGATTTGCTATTGCAAATCTTGGTCTTGATGCGATCATTAAGTACTCAGTGCCAGTACTGGTAATCTTGTACCCAATCACCATCGCCATTGTGATGATCGTGATTGTGAATAAGTTTGTCGCCCTATCAAAACCGGGCATGCAGTTAACCATTGGGCTTGTTACAGCTATTGCGCTTGCAAGTGTCCTTGGAAGTTCCTTTAAAATTGAGTTTCTAGAACATCTGATTAATTCCCTTCCGTTTGCGTCAGCCTCTCTTCCATGGCTAGTGCCAGCTATTATCGGAATCTTGCTTTCATTGGTTCTACCAAACAAACAAGAGAGTGATGTTTTTGAGATGGAATAA
- a CDS encoding rhodanese-like domain-containing protein, giving the protein MKEIAFDAFYQLYQNEQLFLVDVREVEEFETLHLEGAQNLPLSQLADIYDQLDKDQLHYVICKSGMRSARACQFLAEQGYDVVNVQGGMTAFENL; this is encoded by the coding sequence ATGAAAGAAATAGCCTTCGATGCATTTTACCAGCTTTATCAAAATGAGCAACTTTTTCTAGTGGACGTGAGAGAAGTAGAAGAGTTCGAGACGCTTCATTTAGAAGGTGCTCAGAACCTACCACTTAGTCAATTAGCTGATATCTATGATCAATTGGACAAGGACCAGTTGCATTATGTCATTTGCAAATCTGGGATGAGGTCAGCGCGTGCTTGTCAATTTCTAGCTGAACAGGGTTATGACGTTGTCAATGTCCAAGGTGGAATGACAGCCTTTGAAAATCTTTAA
- a CDS encoding uracil-DNA glycosylase family protein, translating to MSQIERIEQAIMADPQNTSYTERGIEPLFAAPKTARINIVGQAPGLKTQEAGIYWKDKSGDRLREWLGVDEDTFYHSGYFAVLPMDFYFPGHGKSGDLPPRKGFAEKWHPQLLQELPDIQLTLLIGQYAQAYYLQEKVSGKVTERVQHYKDYLPEFFPLVHPSPRNQIWMAKNPWFESEVVPELKKRIKTILGEKE from the coding sequence ATGTCTCAAATCGAAAGAATCGAGCAAGCCATTATGGCAGATCCACAGAATACCAGCTATACAGAACGCGGAATCGAACCTCTCTTTGCGGCGCCAAAAACTGCTCGCATCAATATTGTCGGTCAGGCTCCTGGGCTTAAAACGCAAGAAGCTGGGATTTATTGGAAGGATAAGAGTGGCGATCGCTTGCGTGAGTGGCTAGGTGTGGATGAAGACACCTTTTACCATTCAGGTTATTTTGCAGTTCTGCCCATGGACTTTTATTTCCCAGGACATGGAAAATCGGGCGACCTTCCCCCCCGTAAAGGCTTTGCCGAAAAATGGCACCCACAACTCTTGCAAGAGTTGCCCGATATCCAATTAACTCTCTTGATTGGGCAATATGCCCAAGCTTACTATTTACAGGAGAAAGTCAGTGGCAAGGTGACAGAGCGGGTGCAACACTACAAAGACTATTTACCAGAATTTTTCCCTCTGGTGCACCCGTCACCACGAAATCAAATCTGGATGGCTAAGAATCCTTGGTTTGAGTCAGAAGTGGTGCCAGAGTTGAAAAAAAGAATTAAAACCATTTTAGGAGAAAAAGAATGA
- the pepV gene encoding dipeptidase PepV produces the protein MTAIDFTAEVEKRKEDLLTDLFSLLEINSERDDSKADAEHPFGPGPVKALEKFLEIADRDGYPTKNVDNYAGHFEFGHGEEVLGIFAHMDVVPAGSGWDTDPYTPTIKDGRLYARGASDDKGPTTACYYGLKIIKELGLPTSKKVRFIVGTDEESGWADMDYYFEHVGLAKPDFGFSPDAEFPIINGEKGNITEYLHFVGENTGAARLHSFTGGLRENMVPESATAVVSGDLADLQAKLDAFVAEHKLRGEIQEENGRYKVTVIGKSAHGAMPASGVNGATYLALFLSQFDFAGPAKDYLDIAGKILLNDHEGTNLKVAHVDEKMGALSMNAGVFRFDATSADNTIALNFRYPKGTSPEQIKSVLENLPVASVSLSEHGHTPHYVPMEDPLVQTLLNVYEKQTGLQGHEQVIGGGTFGRLLERGVAYGAMFPDSIDTMHQANEFIALDDLFRAAAIYAEAIYELIK, from the coding sequence ATGACAGCAATTGATTTTACAGCAGAAGTAGAAAAACGTAAAGAAGACCTCTTGACTGACTTGTTTAGCCTTTTGGAAATCAACTCCGAACGTGACGATAGCAAGGCCGATGCTGAGCATCCATTTGGACCTGGGCCAGTAAAAGCCTTGGAAAAATTCCTTGAAATCGCAGACCGTGATGGCTATCCAACTAAAAATGTCGATAACTATGCTGGACATTTCGAATTTGGTCATGGAGAAGAAGTTCTCGGAATCTTTGCCCATATGGACGTAGTACCAGCTGGTAGCGGTTGGGATACAGACCCTTATACACCAACTATCAAAGACGGTCGTCTCTATGCGCGTGGAGCTTCAGACGACAAGGGGCCTACAACAGCTTGTTACTATGGTTTGAAAATCATCAAAGAATTGGGCCTTCCAACTTCTAAGAAAGTTCGTTTCATCGTCGGAACAGACGAAGAATCAGGCTGGGCAGACATGGACTACTACTTTGAGCACGTAGGACTTGCGAAACCAGACTTTGGTTTCTCTCCAGACGCTGAATTCCCTATCATCAATGGTGAAAAAGGAAATATCACGGAATACCTCCATTTTGTAGGTGAAAATACAGGTGCGGCTCGTCTTCACAGCTTCACAGGTGGATTGCGTGAAAACATGGTACCTGAATCGGCAACAGCAGTCGTTTCAGGTGACTTGGCTGACTTGCAAGCTAAACTAGATGCCTTTGTTGCAGAACACAAACTCAGAGGAGAAATTCAAGAAGAGAACGGTCGGTACAAGGTGACTGTAATTGGTAAATCAGCTCATGGTGCTATGCCTGCATCAGGTGTCAATGGTGCGACCTACCTTGCCCTTTTCCTCAGTCAGTTTGACTTTGCAGGACCTGCAAAAGACTACCTCGACATCGCTGGTAAGATTCTCTTGAACGACCATGAGGGTACAAATCTCAAGGTTGCTCATGTGGATGAAAAGATGGGTGCCCTTTCTATGAATGCCGGTGTCTTCCGCTTTGATGCAACAAGTGCTGACAATACCATTGCTCTTAACTTCCGTTATCCAAAAGGAACAAGCCCAGAGCAAATCAAGTCAGTTCTTGAAAACTTGCCAGTTGCTTCTGTTAGCCTTTCTGAACACGGTCACACCCCTCACTATGTGCCAATGGAAGATCCGCTTGTGCAAACCTTGTTGAATGTCTATGAAAAACAAACTGGTCTCCAAGGTCACGAGCAAGTCATTGGTGGTGGAACCTTTGGTCGCTTGCTGGAACGTGGAGTTGCCTACGGTGCCATGTTCCCGGACTCAATCGATACCATGCACCAAGCCAACGAATTTATCGCCTTGGACGATCTCTTCCGAGCAGCAGCAATCTATGCCGAAGCTATTTATGAATTGATCAAATAA
- a CDS encoding amino acid ABC transporter substrate-binding protein has translation MKKIGLLLLIIPFLIACGNRATTKETTSPKTIVVATAGDVPPFDYEENGNLTGLDIEVLKAVDEKLNDYEIQFQRTAWESIFPGLDSGHYQAAANNLSYTKEREEKYLYSLPISNNPLVLVSTKKNPLTSLDQIAGKTTQEDTGTSNAQFITNWNQKHPDNPATIQFSGEDIGKRILDLANGEFDFLVFDKVSVQKIIKDRGLDLSVVDLPSADNPNNYIIFSSDQKEFKEQFDKVLKELYQDGTLEKLSNTYLGGSYLPDQSELK, from the coding sequence ATGAAAAAAATTGGCCTTTTACTACTCATCATCCCATTTTTGATTGCCTGCGGGAACCGAGCAACAACAAAAGAAACAACATCTCCAAAGACAATCGTCGTAGCTACAGCTGGAGATGTACCACCATTTGACTACGAAGAAAACGGAAATCTGACAGGCTTAGATATAGAAGTTTTGAAAGCAGTTGACGAAAAACTGAATGATTATGAGATTCAGTTTCAAAGAACTGCCTGGGAAAGCATCTTCCCAGGTCTCGATTCTGGTCACTATCAGGCTGCAGCCAATAACTTGAGTTACACAAAAGAAAGAGAAGAGAAATACCTCTACTCACTTCCAATTTCAAACAACCCCCTCGTCCTTGTCAGCACCAAGAAAAATCCTTTGACTTCTCTTGACCAAATTGCTGGCAAAACAACCCAAGAGGATACTGGAACTTCCAATGCCCAATTTATTACTAACTGGAATCAGAAACACCCGGATAACCCTGCAACTATCCAATTTTCTGGAGAGGATATTGGCAAACGAATCCTTGACCTTGCTAACGGTGAATTTGATTTCCTTGTTTTTGACAAAGTTTCTGTTCAAAAAATTATCAAAGATCGTGGCTTAGATTTATCTGTCGTCGATCTACCTTCTGCTGACAATCCTAACAACTATATTATTTTCTCGAGCGACCAAAAAGAGTTCAAAGAACAGTTCGATAAAGTTCTCAAAGAACTCTATCAAGATGGAACCCTTGAAAAACTCAGCAACACTTATCTAGGTGGTTCCTACCTTCCAGATCAATCTGAATTGAAATAA
- a CDS encoding metallophosphoesterase family protein: MNHKIAILSDIHGNVTALEAVIADAKAQGVSEYWLMGDIFLPGPGANDLVALLKELSITTSVRGNWDDCVLEALDGQYGLEDPQEVQLLRMTQYLMERMDPATIDWLRSLPMLEKREVDGLRFSLSHNLPNKNYGGDLLVENDTEKFDQLLDDEVDVAVYGHVHKQLLRYGSQGQQIINPGSIGMPYFNWEALKNHRAQYAVIEVEYGELVNILFRKVAYDYEAELELAKSKGLPFIEMYEELRRDDNYRGHNLELLASLIEKHGYAEDVKDYFDFL; the protein is encoded by the coding sequence ATGAACCATAAAATCGCAATTTTATCAGATATTCATGGAAATGTGACTGCCTTAGAAGCAGTGATTGCAGATGCTAAAGCACAAGGAGTCAGTGAATACTGGCTCATGGGAGACATTTTCCTCCCTGGTCCAGGTGCAAATGACTTGGTCGCTCTGTTAAAGGAACTTTCTATCACTACAAGTGTTCGAGGCAATTGGGATGATTGTGTCCTTGAGGCTTTAGATGGGCAATATGGCTTGGAAGACCCACAGGAAGTCCAGCTCTTGCGTATGACGCAGTATTTGATGGAGCGAATGGATCCTGCAACGATTGACTGGCTACGAAGCTTACCTATGCTAGAAAAGAGAGAAGTTGACGGACTGCGTTTTTCTCTTTCTCATAATTTGCCAAATAAGAACTATGGTGGTGACTTGCTAGTTGAGAATGATACAGAGAAATTTGACCAACTCCTAGATGATGAAGTTGATGTGGCAGTCTATGGTCATGTTCACAAGCAGTTGCTTCGTTATGGCAGTCAAGGGCAACAAATCATCAATCCAGGGTCGATTGGCATGCCCTATTTTAATTGGGAGGCGTTAAAAAATCACCGTGCTCAGTATGCTGTGATAGAAGTAGAATATGGGGAATTAGTAAACATTCTATTCCGAAAAGTTGCTTATGACTATGAAGCAGAGTTAGAATTGGCCAAGTCCAAGGGGCTTCCTTTTATCGAAATGTATGAAGAACTACGCCGAGATGACAACTATCGGGGGCACAATCTAGAACTCTTAGCTAGTTTAATTGAAAAGCATGGGTATGCAGAAGATGTGAAGGATTATTTTGATTTTTTGTAA
- the uvrC gene encoding excinuclease ABC subunit UvrC, with protein MNNLIKSKLELLPTSPGCYIHKDKNGTIIYVGKAKNLRNRVRSYFRGSHDTKTEALVSEIVDFEFIVTESNIEALLLEINLIKENKPKYNIMLKDDKSYPFIKITNERYPRLIITRQVKKDGGLYFGPYPDVGAANEIKRLLDRIFPFRKCTNPPSKVCFYYHIGQCMAHTICKKDESYFKSMAQEVSDFLKGQDDKIIDDLKGKMAAAAQTMEFERAAEYRDLIQAIGTLRTKQRVMAKDLQNRDVFGYYVDKGWMCVQVFFVRQGKLIERDVNLFPYYNDPDEDFLTYVGQFYQEKSHLVPNEVLIPQDIDEEAVKALVDTKIFKPQRGEKKQLVNLAIKNARVSLEQKFNLLEKSVEKTQGAIENLGRLLQIPTPVRIESFDNSNIMGTSPVSAMVVFVNGKPSKKDYRKYKIKTVVGPDDYASMREVIRRRYGRVQRDGLTPPDLIVIDGGQGQVNIAKQVIQEELGLDIPIAGLQKNDKHQTHELLFGDPLEVVELSRNSQEFFLLQRIQDEVHRFAITFHRQLRSKNSFSSQLDGIDGLGPKRKQNLMKHFKSLTKIKEASVDEIVEVGVTRAVAEDVKRKLNPQEEVELAQVAEERVDYQTKGDYDEP; from the coding sequence ATGAATAACTTGATCAAATCAAAACTAGAGCTCTTGCCGACCAGCCCTGGTTGTTACATTCACAAAGATAAAAACGGCACTATCATTTATGTAGGAAAGGCTAAAAATCTGCGCAACCGTGTGCGCTCCTATTTCCGTGGCAGTCATGATACCAAGACAGAAGCTCTGGTATCTGAGATTGTGGATTTTGAATTTATCGTCACTGAGTCCAATATTGAGGCGCTTCTCCTAGAAATCAACCTCATCAAGGAAAATAAGCCCAAGTACAATATCATGCTCAAGGATGACAAGTCCTATCCCTTCATCAAAATCACCAATGAGCGTTATCCTCGCTTGATTATCACCCGTCAGGTCAAAAAGGATGGAGGTCTTTATTTTGGACCTTATCCTGATGTGGGGGCAGCCAATGAAATCAAGCGACTACTGGACCGGATTTTTCCTTTTCGGAAATGTACCAACCCGCCTTCAAAGGTTTGTTTTTACTACCATATTGGCCAGTGTATGGCACATACCATCTGTAAAAAAGATGAGTCCTATTTTAAGTCCATGGCTCAGGAGGTTTCTGATTTCCTAAAAGGGCAGGATGATAAAATCATCGATGATCTCAAGGGGAAAATGGCTGCGGCAGCTCAGACCATGGAATTTGAACGTGCGGCGGAATACCGTGACCTGATTCAGGCTATTGGAACACTTCGGACCAAGCAACGGGTTATGGCAAAGGATCTCCAAAATCGGGATGTCTTTGGCTACTATGTGGACAAGGGTTGGATGTGTGTCCAGGTTTTCTTTGTTCGTCAAGGCAAGCTCATTGAGAGGGATGTCAATCTCTTCCCCTACTACAATGATCCGGATGAGGACTTCTTGACCTATGTGGGACAATTCTATCAAGAAAAATCTCACCTGGTTCCCAATGAGGTGCTGATTCCGCAGGATATCGATGAAGAAGCCGTTAAGGCTTTGGTGGATACCAAGATTTTCAAGCCCCAACGTGGAGAGAAAAAACAACTGGTCAATCTAGCCATCAAAAATGCCCGTGTTAGTCTGGAGCAGAAGTTCAATCTGCTAGAAAAATCAGTCGAAAAGACCCAAGGAGCTATTGAAAATCTGGGACGCTTGCTCCAAATCCCGACCCCAGTCCGTATCGAGTCCTTTGATAACTCTAATATCATGGGAACCAGTCCTGTTTCAGCTATGGTGGTCTTTGTCAATGGCAAACCGAGTAAAAAAGACTACCGAAAGTACAAGATAAAAACGGTTGTTGGCCCAGATGACTATGCTAGTATGCGAGAGGTTATTCGCAGACGTTATGGCCGAGTTCAACGTGATGGTTTAACCCCGCCAGATTTGATTGTGATTGATGGGGGACAAGGTCAAGTCAATATCGCAAAGCAAGTCATCCAAGAAGAGCTAGGTTTGGATATCCCAATTGCAGGTCTGCAAAAGAATGACAAGCACCAAACCCATGAACTGCTCTTTGGAGATCCACTGGAAGTGGTGGAGTTGTCTCGCAATTCTCAAGAATTCTTTCTCCTCCAACGCATCCAGGATGAGGTGCACCGCTTTGCTATCACCTTCCACCGCCAACTGCGCTCAAAAAATTCCTTTTCTTCACAACTGGATGGGATTGACGGTCTGGGACCTAAACGCAAACAGAATCTCATGAAGCATTTTAAATCTCTCACTAAAATCAAGGAAGCTAGTGTGGATGAAATTGTCGAAGTGGGTGTGACAAGAGCAGTCGCAGAAGATGTGAAAAGAAAGTTGAACCCTCAGGAAGAAGTGGAATTGGCTCAAGTGGCGGAAGAAAGAGTGGACTACCAAACAAAAGGAGATTATGATGAACCATAA
- a CDS encoding M57 family metalloprotease, translating to MFWIIRLLFRFLLGIWRFFWRLVWTVVILLLIAFGVVWYLTGDFHSAVNQVEKMSKIGQGGWNQWRETGTLEVLSQTDSHQHAEGKWAQASARIYIEPQMDETFQGAYAEAIKNWNQTGAFTFEVVADPSQADIVASEMNDGSTAVAGQAESQTNLLTKQFISVTVRLNHYYLSNPNYGYSYDRIVHTAEHELGHAIGLDHTNETSVMQPAGSYYGIQPQDVTAVQELYSSSD from the coding sequence ATGTTCTGGATTATTCGATTATTGTTCCGATTTCTTTTGGGAATTTGGCGTTTCTTCTGGCGTCTGGTTTGGACTGTGGTCATTCTACTGCTCATTGCCTTTGGAGTGGTTTGGTATCTGACAGGTGATTTTCATTCTGCGGTCAATCAGGTTGAAAAAATGAGCAAGATTGGTCAAGGTGGCTGGAATCAATGGAGGGAGACGGGAACGCTGGAAGTCTTGTCTCAGACAGACAGTCACCAACATGCAGAAGGCAAGTGGGCTCAAGCCTCAGCTCGCATCTATATTGAGCCTCAAATGGATGAGACCTTCCAAGGCGCCTATGCAGAAGCCATAAAAAACTGGAATCAAACGGGAGCTTTTACCTTTGAGGTGGTTGCGGATCCTAGTCAGGCAGATATTGTGGCAAGTGAGATGAATGATGGCTCGACCGCTGTAGCAGGTCAAGCCGAGAGTCAAACCAATTTGTTAACCAAACAATTTATATCTGTAACGGTTCGCCTGAATCACTATTATCTATCCAATCCAAACTATGGTTATTCTTATGACAGAATCGTGCACACGGCGGAGCACGAGCTGGGGCATGCCATCGGTTTGGATCATACCAACGAGACTTCTGTCATGCAGCCAGCAGGTTCCTATTATGGGATTCAGCCTCAGGATGTGACAGCTGTTCAAGAACTCTATTCCAGTAGCGACTAG
- a CDS encoding alpha/beta hydrolase, whose product MAVMNIEYYSEVLDMEWGVTVLYPDASRVIEPDCTDIPVLYLLHGMSGNQNSWLKRTNVERLLRGTNLIVIMPNTNNGWYTDTQYGYNYYTALAEELPQVMKRFFPNMTSKREKTFIAGLSMGGYGSFKLALATNRFSHAASFSGALSFQEFSPESQDLGSLAYWRGVFGEIKDWTSSPHSLESMAAKSDKMTKLWVWCGEQDYLYSANNLAVKNLKNLGFEVTYSHSPGKHEWYYWEKQLERFLATLPIDFVLEERLS is encoded by the coding sequence ATGGCAGTTATGAATATTGAGTATTACTCAGAAGTTTTGGATATGGAGTGGGGCGTTACGGTACTCTATCCAGATGCTAGTCGGGTGATTGAACCAGATTGCACAGATATTCCTGTTCTTTATCTTTTGCATGGAATGTCAGGAAATCAAAATAGCTGGCTCAAACGTACCAATGTCGAACGCTTGTTGCGTGGAACCAATCTCATTGTTATCATGCCCAATACAAATAATGGCTGGTACACAGATACTCAGTATGGCTATAACTACTATACAGCTCTAGCAGAAGAACTCCCCCAAGTCATGAAACGTTTCTTCCCCAATATGACCAGCAAGCGAGAAAAGACCTTCATAGCAGGCCTCTCCATGGGAGGTTATGGTTCCTTCAAACTCGCTCTCGCAACCAATCGTTTTTCTCATGCGGCTAGTTTTTCTGGTGCGCTTAGTTTTCAGGAATTTTCTCCTGAAAGTCAGGATCTGGGGTCACTTGCCTACTGGAGAGGAGTTTTTGGAGAGATTAAAGACTGGACATCTAGTCCTCATTCGCTTGAAAGCATGGCTGCAAAATCCGATAAAATGACCAAACTATGGGTTTGGTGTGGGGAGCAAGACTATCTCTACTCTGCCAATAACCTCGCAGTGAAAAACCTCAAAAATCTTGGTTTTGAGGTGACCTATAGTCATAGTCCAGGTAAGCACGAGTGGTACTACTGGGAAAAACAATTGGAACGTTTTTTGGCTACTCTACCAATTGACTTTGTCTTGGAAGAACGCTTATCTTAG